Genomic DNA from Arthrobacter sp. B1I2:
CGGTACCACTCGTGCAGCGTCTGGAGAGCCTTCTTGTAGCCGTCCTGGGTGGCAGTGAAGATGATCTTGTCGTCCTGGACAATGCGGTGGTCCATGTTGTCCGGCACCCCGCCCAAGGCGGCGAGCAGGTCAACAATGTCTCCGCACCAGGAGCCGGGGATGAAGCTCAGGGGGATGGTCCTGCCGGTCCCGGAGGCATCCTGGTTCTTGAAGGCGAGCAGTGCGTCATGGAACTCATCGATGGTCTTGGGCATCGGGATGTTGAGTTTCTTCAGCCATGACGTGTTGATGGCCAGGGCGTGGGGGAACTGGACCAGGCCGAGTTCCTCGACTGAAGGCAGGGAGTAGATGTGCCCGTCCGAGGAGGTGATGGCCGCCTTGATGTCAGCCCGTTCGGAGAGCAGCTTGGAGAGGTTGGGGGCGTTCTTCTCGATCAGGCCCTCGAGCGGGAGGAGGGTGCCGCTGGCGGAGTAGGTTGCGATCTCCGTGTCGGTCAGGCCGGTGTTGAAGAACGCATCGGGCAGGTCGCCACTGGCGAGGATGAGGTTCTTCTTCTCCTGGAACACCGTCTCGGGGAGGTTCTCCCAGTTGATGTGGATGTTGGTGGTCTTTTCCCACTCCTTCACCACCGTCATGGTGTTGTAGTCCGGCGCCAGGGCGGTCTTGGTCCCGGAGAACTTCAGGTCCAGTTGCTTGCTGACGATCGGGAAGCCGGTCTCCTGGAAACCGAAGTCGGCGGAGGCGTCTTTGATCTCCGTGGTGCGGGAACCGCCGCCGGAGCAGGCGGTGAACGTCAATGTTCCGGCCAGGATAGCGCCAAGGGCGGCGTATTTACGGCTGAATGCCATGGGTCATTCCTATTCTGAGGGGGGTGCTGATAGCCCGGGGCGGTTGCCAGGGCGTGCTGCTTGGAGAGGGTTATTTGACGGCGCCGATCATGGCGCCCTTGGTGAAGTGCTTCTGCATGAATGGCAGGGCAATCATGAGGGGCAGGCTCGAGACGACGATCATGGCGTACTTGGTGAGCTCTGCGATCCTTTGAGCGGCGGCATAGGAGGCGATGTCTCCGCCGGTGGTTCCGGTGGATGAGACGTCGGACTGGATAAGGATGTTGCGCAGTACAAGCTGCAGCGGGTACTTGGAGTCGTCGTTGAGGAAGATCAGGGCGTCGAAGAACGAGTTCCAGTGCGCCACGACGTGAATCATGATCATGAGCATGATCAGTGGCTTGGACAGGGGGAGGACCATTTTGAAGAAGAACTTGAAGTCTGTTGCCCCGTCCATCTGGGCGGCTTCGCGCAGTTCGTTCGGGATGGTGTGTTCGAAGAACGACCTGGCGATGATCAGGTTCCAGACACCGACGGCTCCGGGCAGTACGACGGCCCAGACGGTGTTGAGCATGCCCAGGTCGCGGACCACCAGGTACTTGGTGATGAGTCCGCCGTCGAAGAACATGGTGATGACGAACAGCAGCATCAGGATTTTTCGGCCGGGCATGTCCTTGCGGGACAGGGCGTAGGCGCCACAGAGGATGGTGCTGACGCTGATGAAGGTGCCCAGAACGGTGTAGATGAGCGTGTTGCCCAGTCCGTTCCAGATCCGGCTGTCGGCGAAGATCCGTTCGTACCCTTCGGTGGTGATTCCTGAAGGGAAGAGCCAGACCTTGCCTTCGTAGACTGCGTTCGGGTCGCTGATGGAGGCGATGACGATGAAGTACAGCGGGTACACGACGGCCAGGATGGACAGCAGCAGGACAACGGTGGCGCCAAGGTTGAAGGCGCGGTCACCGTACTTCACCCGTAGGCTCTGCTTTCGTTGGCCGCGGCTGACGGGCCGGGTCGGATTCTCGATGGTGCGGGGGTTGGTAGTCAGGGACATATCGGCATCACCACAGGGTCGCTTGGTTGGCCCGGCGTGCGATCGTGTTGAAGACGAGCAGCAACGCCAGGTTGAGGAGGGAGTTGAACAGGCCGATGGCGGCCGAGTAGCTGAACTGCGCTTGCTGCAGGCCTGCGTGGTAGACGTATGTCTGGATGATTTCCGAGGATGAGATGTTCAGCGGGGTCTGCATCAGCAGCGCCTTCTCGAATCCAACGTTCAGCAGGTTGCCGATGGCGAGAATGAACAGGATCGTCACCACCGGCATGATGCCCGGCAGGTCGATGTGCCGGATGCGCTGCAGCTTGGAAGCGCCGTCGACCTTCGCCGCGTCATGCAGTGCCGGATCGATCGCCGCCAGGGCCGCCAGGTACACGATCATCGAAAAGCCGGCGTTCTGCCAGACATCCGAGATCACGTAGACGGGGCGGAACCACTCCGCCGAACCCATGAAGAAGATGGGCTCCCCGCCGCCAAGCTGGATGGCGTTGTTCACCAGGCCGGATCTGGGGGAGAGGAGGACAAACATGATGCCAACCACCACAACCGTGGAGATGAAGGCCGGCGAGTACAGGACGGTCTGGGTGAACTTCTTGAACTTCTCGCTTTGCAGCTGGTTGACCAGCAGCGCCAGGATGATCGGGATGGGAAAAGCAATCAACAGGCCGAGGATGGCGATCCACAGGGTGTTTCCGACTACCTGGCCGAATTGGTAGGAGTTTACAAACCTGATGAAATGCGTCAGGCCCACCCAGGGGCTGTCGGTGAAACCGTCCACCGGGTTGTAGTTCTTGAAAGCTATCTGCACGCCGTACATCGGCCAGTACTTGAAGACCAGGATGTAGATGACGGCGGGTGCTAGTAATACGTATAACTGCCAGGCACGGGAAATTCTTTTGAGGCGGAGCGAAAGAGAATTTTTCCGTTGCGGCAGCGGTGCCGCAGCTGGACCGCCGCGTCGGGCCGGGATGGTGCGGCTCATGGCATCTCCTTGGGATGAGTCACTGAGTTCCGTTCGATCAGGGGGCAGTCCATGAGCTCGACCCGGCCTTCGGGTTCCGCGTCCTGGAGGATCAGTTCGACCGCACGCCGGCCCATGGCGACGAACGGCAATTCAAAAGTGGTCAGGCCCGGCCGGAGGAACGGCGCCAATGTGGCCTGATTGTCGAAGCCCACAATGGACACGTCCTCAGGAATTGAAAGGCGCAGATCCGACACCGCCTGGTAGGCGCCCCAGGCGCCACGGTCGTTGGCACAGAAAATCGCGGTGGGCGGGTTGCTTGAGGTCAGCAGCTCCATCGCGTACCTGTAGCCGTCTTCCTCGCCGCCTTTGCCGAAGCGGACCAGATCAGGATCCAATTCCAGGCCTGCTTCCTGGAGCGCTTTCCTGTAGCCCTCGTAACGTCCGACGGCGGCGGGCAGCTCACTCTCGAGGGTCTCGATATTGATTAGCGCGATCCGCGAATGGCCGGCTTCGAGCAGGCGGTGGGTAGCTGCATGTCCGCCTTTGACTTCGTCGGGAGCGACACTCGCAACCCGCCCGGCCCGGTCCTGCGAATTCAGCACCACCGATCGGATGCCCGTTAGGGCCTCCGGAACATCCAGGCGGCGGTGGTACATGCCCGCGTAGACCACTCCGGCAACTTTGTAGGAGAGCATTGTGTTCAGGGATGCTGCCTCAAGCTCTTTGTCGCCGCCGGTATTGACGGTCAGCAGGAGCAGCCCGTCCTCCCACGCCCGCTGCTGCGCGCCTTCGATGATGGCGCCGGCAAAAGGAGTGGTGGCAACGGTGTCGCCGATAAACCCGATCATGCCTGCCACGCCATCGCGGAGTGTCTTGGCATGGGCGTTGGTGCGGTAGCCCAACTGGTCCACGGCGTCCCGGACCTTCTTGCGGGTCTCTTCCGAGAACCGCGACCCTGAAGCCGAATTGAGGACCAGGGACACGGTGGCCTGTGAGACGCCGGCGGCAGCAGCGACATCGTGCATTGTCGGTCCTGACTTTGGCCGTGATCCAGCCATGGGCACCTCCTCGGGCCGCTCGGGTAATGATTAGTTATTCGTATAACTTGCACAACTGTAAGGTGAATCACGCGGGGGTGTCAAGCATTACTTCATGATGTGCAACCTGGGCGCTGCACGCCGGCAAGTCGCCAGCGGCCTCATGCCCCTTGTTGACCGCGATCGGACGTTAGCGCGCGGTTGAAAGGATGAGTGGCGCGCAGCTGTTGCGGGGCAGGTAGTCAGCTTTGACCTCAATGCGCCGGGCGCCGTCGGGCAGCTTCCCGTGCATCCGCCCGAGCACCAGCTCGATGGCGTGAACGGCAAGCATGTCGAGCGGCTGGCGGATGACGCTCAGCGGGGGACAGGTCAGTTCGGTCCAGGGATTGTCGTCAAAGACGATGAGGGAAAGCTCATCCGGGATGTCAGTACCCATTTGGACGAGCCTGCGGACCGAACTCTGCACTTGCGCGGTGTTGGCCACGATGAGGGCCGTGGGTGGCTGACGCATCGCAAGCAGTGATCCTACGGCGCCGCCACCCGCGTCCCCACGAAAGGGCACGTCACGTATAAGCGTGGGGTCTACGGGCAAAGACGCGTTCTGGTGGGCTGCCGTGTAGCCGTTCAGCCTGGCACTTCCGGTGGAAGTGGTGAGAGGGCCCGTGATCAGCCCGATCCGGGTATGGCCCAGGCTGATGAGGTGCTCGGTTGAGCGTTGCGCTGAGTCGAAGTTCTCGATGCTCACAACGTCCACATCTTCGAGTTCCTCGATGGCACGGTCGATGAAGACCACGTTGACGCCGAGGTCGCGCAGGCGCCTCCATTTTTCGATGTTGCCCCCGGTGGGAGTGGCAATGACGCCGCTAACAGAGCGGTCCAGCAAGGTGTCCAGGGAGTCCGCCTCAAGGTGCGGGTCCTCCTGCGTGGTCATCAACACCACCTGCACGCCATGGCTGCGTGCTTCCCAGACGATCCTGTCCGCCAGGCGGGCGAAAAACGGATTGGAAAGGTCAGTGACCACCAGGCCGATCGTAAGCGCCTGCCCGGCGCTGAGTTCACGCGCGGCCGCCCGGGGCCGGTAACCCAGTTCCTCAATGACCCGCAGGACCTCTTGCCTTTTCGCAGGGGCCACGGGTCCCGAATCCGGGTTCAGGACCCGTGAGACCACGGAGACGGACACCCCCGCGGCCGCCGCTACATCGCGAATAGTAGGCGCTTTGCGCACCGCTCCTCCTTGAGACACAAGACCCTCGTCATCGTTACCTACGCCATTACTTCCACCCCGTTCGCTTTATTACGAAGGGCCGGGAAGGTGATCGTTGACACAGCTTATCAGCAGCTGGTACAAAAGTGGAACCGGTTCCACTCCGGACAGTTTTCCTTACAAAACGCGACGAAGAAGTTGTGCCATCCGGCCTGCCGGAGGTGCTTTCTTTCGCCAAGCACCCCTTAGAGAGATCCCGTGAACCTTCATAAACTCCTCAGCGAGCGCGAGCAGCAGTCCCGTCCGATCCGTGTTGGACTGATTGGCGCCGGCCGCTACGGCACCATGTACCTGGCCCAGGCCAACAACATTCCCGGCATCCACGTCGTTGCCATTGCAGACATCAACGTCAAGCGGGCCCAGGGGGCCTTCGAGCTGGTGGACTGGCCTGCCTCGCAGGTAGCCCCTGACATCGCTACAGCCTTGCGGGACCGCTCCACGGCCATCATCGCCAACGCCGACGAACTGTTCGACGTTGACATCGACGTCATTGTTGAAGCCACCGGAAACCCGATCGTCGGCATCAAGCACGCCCTGAAGGCGATCGAAGCCAAGAAGCACATCATCATGGTCACCGTCGAGGCTGATGCCCTTGCCGGCCCCGCGCTGGCCAAGCGGGCAGAAGAAGCAGGCGTGGTCTACTCCATGGCCTACGGGGACCAGCCGGCCCTCATCATGGAACTCGTGGACTGGGCCCGCACCAGCGGCTTTGACGTGGTCTGCGCCGGAAAGGGCGCGAAATACCTGGAGCACTACCACGAGATGAACCCGGACAACGTCTGGGAAAACTGGGAGTTCTCCAGGGAACTGACGGACTCGGGCCAGCTCAACCCTTACATGCACACTTCCTTCCGCGACGGGACCAAGGCCGCCATCGAAATGGCGGCGGTAGCCAACGGCGCAGGGCTCGCCCCCTCCGATTCCGGCCTGAGCTTCACGCCCGGCAACGTTGAAGAGATCGCGACCATCTGCCGCCCGGCCGCCGTCGGTGGTTCCCTGGCCCACGAAGGAAGCGTCGACGTCATGTCCAGCGTCAACCGCGACGGCAGCTGGATCCCCCACAACACCCAGGAGGGCGTCTTCGTCGTCGTCAAGGCCACCAACGACTACGTCTCCGGCTGCTTCAACGAATACCCCTGGCACCCGGACCCCACCGGCCAGTACGCCGCACTGTACCGCCCGTACCACTACGTGGGCCTGGAACTGAACATGTCCATTGCCAACGCAGCCCTTCGCGGCATCCCGACCGGCGGGCCCGTCGGCTTCTATGGCGACGTCGTCGCTACCGCCAAGAAAGACCTCAAGGCCGGTGAATTCCTCGACGGCGAAGGCGGCTTCACAGTGTGGGGCAAGCTGGTTTCCGCCAAGCACTCGGTTTCAACCGGCGCTCTCCCCGTCGCCCTGGCCCACCATGTGGAGCTGCGTAATGATGTGCCCAAGGGAGCCACCGTTGGTTGGGACGATGTCATCATTGATGACTCCCTGTCCCAAGCGCTGGAACTCCGCCGCGAAACTGAAGCGCTGATCTCCACCCCCGTCACTGTCTCCTGAACAGGTACCCCTGGCTCCAAGCCACACCCGCTGAAACCAGCGGCCGCCGTGTCTGCCGTGCAGCACCGCACCCTTCCAATGACGAAAGGCATCGAATGAACCTCAAGACCCGCGCCATCACCGGGGTACTGGCAACCAGCCTGGCCGCGGCCCTGCTGACCGGCTGTGCAGGCGGAACCCCAGCCGGCCAAAGCGGCCCGGTGGCCAAGATCCAGCTCTCCATCCCCGATCCGCTGACGTCTTCCGTCGGCGTCACCGCCCAGCACTTCGCCGACCAGGTCAAGAAGACCTCCAACGGCTCGGTCCAGGTCACCGTGGTGCCCAACGGCACGAGCTTCAGCGGGGACCAGAATGCCGCGGTGACCCGGTTGCAAGGCGGATCGCTCGACGGACTCATCCTGTCCACCTCCGTCTACGCCTCGGTGGTGCCGGAAATGAACGGCATCAGCATCCCCTACCTCTTCGCGGACACAAAGGAAGAGGCAAAGTTCCTCGCCGGCGAACCCGGAAAAGTTCTGAAGGAGAAGCTGGCGGCAAAGGACACCGTGGCGCTCTCCTTCCTGACCCGGACCGGCCGCGAGATCACCAACTCCGTGCGCCCCATCGAACAGCCTTCCGACCTGAAGGGGCTGAAGATCCGGGTACCGGGCAACACGCTGTGGACCGACTTCTTCGGCAAGCTGGGCGCCAGCCCCACCACCATGGCCTTCTCGGAAGTCTTCACCGGCCTTCAGACCGGAACCATCGACGGCCAGGAAAACCCGGTTGAAGTGCCTTGGACCAACAAGTTCTCCGAGGTGCAGAAATACGTGTCCATGACCAACCACATCAACGACGCCTGGGTGCTGGCCCTGTCATCGAAGAAGTGGGATTCACTGACGGATGACCAGAAGAAGGCGCTCAGTGCCGCTTCCGAGGAAACGGCAACCTTCAAGACTGGTTACGACGAGGAACAGTCCAAGAAGCAACTGGATGAACTGGCGGCCAAGGGCATGAAGGCCAATGAGCTCAGCGCGTCCGGACTCGCCGAGTTCAAGGCCACCTCCCAAAGCCTGTACCCGGAGTTCTCCAAGCTGATCGGCAAGGAATTCTTCGACCAGGCCATCGCCTTCGCCGGCAAGAAATAACAAGGACGGGTGGGAGCCCCCCGCAGGGCTCCCACCCACACTCCACTCTCCATAAAGAATCCCGCTATCAATGTCGACAGTCTGGAAAACCATGAAACCCACCGTTGCTCCCCAGGACTACGAGGAAGTCCTTCCCCTCGAAGCGGAGGAAATCCTTCATCACGACCACGTGCCCACCCGCTGGAGCGGCGCAGCATGGCTCGACAAGACCCTCGAATGGATTGTGGGAGCGGCGATTCTCGCGGAGCTCGTGGTCATCCTCCTGAATATCACCGTCCGCGTTATCACGGGTGATTCAGTTCTTTGGACACAGGAGGTGTCCGAGATTGCCCTGCTGACCATTGCCTTCATCGGGGGCGCCATCGCGTACCCGAAGGGCGCACACATGTCAGTCCAGGCGCTCATCATGCGCCTGCCCGCCACTTGGAAACCGTACCTCGCGGCCCTTGTCGACTGGCTCGTCTTTGTCATGAGCGCCGGCGCGCTTGCCCTGTTCGTGCCCACCCTCGTCCAACAGATCGAGGAAAAGACACCCATCCTGCAGCTGCCGGTCTTTTGGGTCAACATGCCCTTCTCGGTGGGCATGGTCCTCATCGCCTGGTTCGCCCTGGTCAAACTTCGGCGCCAGGCCTGGCGTCCCGCCATGGTTGGAGCCGGAATCGCGGCTGCCCTCGTCGCCGTCGTCCTTGTCTCCCCGCCGCTGTTCTACTATGCCTCCCCGAACGTCCTGCTTTTGGTCGTCCTCGTGGCCCTGTTTGCCCTGCTGTTCCTGGGCCTGCCCATTGCGTTTGTCCTGGCCCTCGCATCCGGAATCTACCTGTACGTCGGCGGTATTTCCGACGTGAGCGCCATCCCGATCGGCATGGCATCCGGAGCCAAGGGATTCGTCCTGCTGGCCATCCCGTTCTTCATCCTGGCCGGCACGGTCATGAACTCTGCGGGCCTTACCCTGCCGCTGGCCAAGCTCGTCGATGCCCTGATCGGCCATCTCCGCGGCGGACTGCTGCAGGTCGTGGTGGTCACGATGTACATCTTCTCCGGCATCTCCGGCTCGAAAGTCGCCGATGTCGCAGCCGTCGGCACCACCATGCGCGGCATGCTCGAAGAGCGCAAATACCCGCGCGGCGAAGTCGTCGCCGTGCTGTCCGCGTCGGCCATCATGGGTGAAACCATCCCGCCCAGCATCGTCCTGCTGATCCTGGGCTCCATCACCACCATTTCAACCACCACCCTGTTCCTCGCGGGCTTCGTGCCGGCAGCCTTCCTCGCCCTGGTGGTCATGGCGATGGTGTTCCTGAGGGCGCGCAAGCAGGGAGGGGTGCCAAGCGCCAAGGCCACGTGGCGGGCGCGGGGCTCCGCCACCTTCTTCGCCCTGCCCACGCTTCTGCTCCCCGTGGGCATGGTGGTCGGGATCCTCAGCGGCTTCGCCACCCCCACGGAGGTTTCCTCGGTCGCCGTCGCCTACGCTTTCGTGCTCGCGGCAGCCTACCGCCGCGGCAGCCGGCGCCTTCTCGGCGACACCCTGCGCGAAACAACCACGACGGCGGGCATGGTGCTGTTTATCATCGCCGCGGCGTCTCCCCTTGCCCAGACCCTCGCCCTGGCGGGCGTCTCACAGCAGATCCACGACCTGATGTCCGGGCTGGGCGACTCTCCCATCCTGTTTATGCTCTTCACCGTCGTGCTGCTGGTCATCATGGGCCAGCTCCTCGAAGGCCTGCCCGCGGTGCTTATCTTCGCCCCGCTGCTGCTGCCGATCGCCACCGAATTCGGCGTCAACCCCGTGCAGTACGCCATGGTCCTCATCATCTCCATGGGAATCGGCTCCTTCGCCCCACCGGCGGGTGTTGGCTTCTACGTCGCCTGCGCCACCGCCCGCGAAACCGTGGAAAACAGCCTCAAGCACTTCTGGCCGTACCTGGTGGCGGTGTTCGCCGGTCTCCTCGTTCTTGCCGCCGTGCCCTGGTTCAGCACCTTCCTTCCCGCACTCGCCGGCCTGATCCCCTTCTAATCCATGATAGAAACCAAATCTCTCTCACCCCTCGACCCCGGTGTCTCCGTTTCACTGCTGGGCACCGGCCCCATGGGAGCCCCCATCGCCCGGAACATCATTGATGCCGGGGTACCCCTGACGCTGTGGAACCGCACCACCCAAAAAGCTGAAGCCATCGAAGGAGGGGCCGTAGTCCTACGGCCGGCAGATGCCGCAGCGGACGTTGTCCTAACCGTTCTGCCGGACCTGCCCCAGGTCGAAGCACTCCTGGAGGGGGATGACGGCCTGCTCGGGGGGTGGGCGCAGGCAGGCGTGGTTGATCCCGTCCTGGTCATCCACGGCACCGTGTCACCCACGGCAGTCGCCGCTTTCGCCGCCCACTGCAAGTCCCGTTACGGCGTAGTGGTCATCGATGCGCCGCTCAGCGGTGGGACCATCGGAGCAGAGCAGGGCCGGCTGAGCATCATGACGGGTGGGCCCGCGAGCGTAGTCCAATGGCTTACTCCGCTTTTCGAGCTCTACAGCTCCACCGTCATGTGGTTCGGGGAGACCGGGGCCGGCGCCATCGTGAAGGCCTGCAACCAGATCGTCGTGGCGGCAACGGTCACCGCCCTGTCTGAATCGATGGCGCTGGCGAAGGCATCCGGTTTGGACCTGGAAAAGGTCCAGGCAATCCTCAAAGGCGGGCTGGCCAACTCTGAAGTCCTCCAACAAAAAGGCGGCCGCTGGATCACCGGGGACTTTCACGGCGGCGGCTCTGCCAAAAATCAGCTCAAAGACCTGCGCTTTGTCACGGAGGCGGCGGCGGACGCCGGACTCTCACTGCCCGTCACCAACACCCTCACATCGGCATTCCAGACAATGGTCACCGAAGGTCTCGGGGACCTTGACCACACAGGCATTTACCTGAGCATTACCAGCAATCGAGTAAAGGAACCATCATGACCATCATCGTCACAGCAGTATTCACGCCCAAAGACGGCGCCCGCGACCAGGTTGTCGCAGCCCTCGAGCCCGCCATCGCCGAGGTCCACGAAGAACCCGGATGCCTCCTGTACGCCATCCACGACGCGCCCAACGGCCAGATCGTGATGATTGAGAAGTGGGAGACGGCCGAGCTGCTCGACGCACACGGAGTCGGGGACGCCGTCAAGCGGCTCAACGCTTCACTCGAAGGACTCCTCGCAGAACCCGTCGAGGTCACCCGCCTGACTCCCATTCCCGCCGGCACCGCATTACAGGGCGCCCTGTAATGCCCCAGAGCATCGTGGTCATGGGGGTCTCCGGTGCAGGAAAATCCTCCATCGGCCAGGCGCTCGCCACCCAGTTGGGCGCCCATTTCGTAGACGGCGACACCCTGCACCCCGAAGCAAACGTCAAAAAAATGGCTTCAGGCGTTCCCCTCACGGATGATGACCGATGGCCATGGCTCCACCTCGTCGGGACGAAGCTGTCCACCAGCTCCGGAAACGGAACCATTGTTGCCTGCTCAGCACTGAAGCGAAGCTACCGGGATGCCATCCGGAAGGCCGCGCCTGCCACCACGTTCATCCTCCTGCAAGCCGACAGGACGGCACTGCAGGACCGCCTCACCCAACGCCCCGGACATTTCATGCCGGCGTCGCTGCTCACCTCCCAGCTGGACACCCTGGAGGAGCTGCAGAACGACGAATCCGGCCTGATGATCGAGTCAACGGGAGGCGTCGACACGACCGTCGTACGGATCCGGAAGCTGCTGGAGAGATCAGCAGCGGACTGACTGAATTCGCCTTGCTGGAAGGGGCGACGACGGCGGCGGGGCGAGCGCCGCCGTCGAACCTTCCGCTGGGACTGCTTTCCTCCGGGACCGTCAGGCTGTTGCTGACGGTGTGGAGTCCTGCCGTTGGTGCGCGACCCGCTGGACAAACTCGACCGTCTCGCGTTCCGTCTCGGCGCGGGTGGTGGGTTCGTTGTGCACCTCGTGCCGGACACCGGGGAAGACGCGGGTGCGGACGTCCGCGTGGCCCGAATCAGCCAGGCGGTTTGCCACGTGGTAGGCCCCTTCGCCGTAGTTGGTCACGGGGTCCTGGTCGCCGGCGAGGATCAGCACCGGGAGCTCCGCGGGGAGCTGTTTGTACCAGTCGTCGGAGTTGGCCTGGTCGTAGAGGTCCACGAAACCCTGGAGGAACCGCGCGCTCAGCGGTGCGCCGAAGTTGTTAAAGGGGTCCCTCCCGTGGTCGGCAACCACGTCGGCGTCCAGCGCCACCCATGCAGTGGGAGCGGCACCTTCACCAAAGCGGCCCAGAAAACCGTCGAACAACTGGCCCACCAATTCCTCGGGCGCGGCCTCCGCAGCGCGCTCGCCGGATGCAAGCCGTGCCAGTTCCGGCCGGTTGACCCTCTTCTCGATGCCCCGCATCTGGGCGGCGATTCCGCAGAGTACCAAGCCGGAAAGCTGGGCCCGCGGATCGACGGCCATGCCGCGCGCAATCATGGATCCCCAGCTGTGGCCGAACACCACGTACGGAAGCTGGGGGAGCGCCTCCCTGGCCTTGGCCTGGAGGGTGACTTCATCGGCAACCACCACGCTGGCAGCGTCTTCGCCGGCGTCGCCCCAGGTGCCCTGCTGCATCGCCGTGCGCCCGTGCCCGGAGTGGTCACCTGCCACCACGATGAATCCGGCGTCCACCAGGGTGGAAATGAGGTGGAGGTAGCGGCGGGAGTGCTCGCCGAGCCC
This window encodes:
- a CDS encoding gluconokinase encodes the protein MPQSIVVMGVSGAGKSSIGQALATQLGAHFVDGDTLHPEANVKKMASGVPLTDDDRWPWLHLVGTKLSTSSGNGTIVACSALKRSYRDAIRKAAPATTFILLQADRTALQDRLTQRPGHFMPASLLTSQLDTLEELQNDESGLMIESTGGVDTTVVRIRKLLERSAAD
- a CDS encoding alpha/beta fold hydrolase, whose translation is MSLQEIEFTSANGRDTIQAWVYEPTGQPKAIVQLIHGLGEHSRRYLHLISTLVDAGFIVVAGDHSGHGRTAMQQGTWGDAGEDAASVVVADEVTLQAKAREALPQLPYVVFGHSWGSMIARGMAVDPRAQLSGLVLCGIAAQMRGIEKRVNRPELARLASGERAAEAAPEELVGQLFDGFLGRFGEGAAPTAWVALDADVVADHGRDPFNNFGAPLSARFLQGFVDLYDQANSDDWYKQLPAELPVLILAGDQDPVTNYGEGAYHVANRLADSGHADVRTRVFPGVRHEVHNEPTTRAETERETVEFVQRVAHQRQDSTPSATA
- a CDS encoding NAD(P)-dependent oxidoreductase, encoding MIETKSLSPLDPGVSVSLLGTGPMGAPIARNIIDAGVPLTLWNRTTQKAEAIEGGAVVLRPADAAADVVLTVLPDLPQVEALLEGDDGLLGGWAQAGVVDPVLVIHGTVSPTAVAAFAAHCKSRYGVVVIDAPLSGGTIGAEQGRLSIMTGGPASVVQWLTPLFELYSSTVMWFGETGAGAIVKACNQIVVAATVTALSESMALAKASGLDLEKVQAILKGGLANSEVLQQKGGRWITGDFHGGGSAKNQLKDLRFVTEAAADAGLSLPVTNTLTSAFQTMVTEGLGDLDHTGIYLSITSNRVKEPS
- a CDS encoding TRAP transporter large permease, with protein sequence MKPTVAPQDYEEVLPLEAEEILHHDHVPTRWSGAAWLDKTLEWIVGAAILAELVVILLNITVRVITGDSVLWTQEVSEIALLTIAFIGGAIAYPKGAHMSVQALIMRLPATWKPYLAALVDWLVFVMSAGALALFVPTLVQQIEEKTPILQLPVFWVNMPFSVGMVLIAWFALVKLRRQAWRPAMVGAGIAAALVAVVLVSPPLFYYASPNVLLLVVLVALFALLFLGLPIAFVLALASGIYLYVGGISDVSAIPIGMASGAKGFVLLAIPFFILAGTVMNSAGLTLPLAKLVDALIGHLRGGLLQVVVVTMYIFSGISGSKVADVAAVGTTMRGMLEERKYPRGEVVAVLSASAIMGETIPPSIVLLILGSITTISTTTLFLAGFVPAAFLALVVMAMVFLRARKQGGVPSAKATWRARGSATFFALPTLLLPVGMVVGILSGFATPTEVSSVAVAYAFVLAAAYRRGSRRLLGDTLRETTTTAGMVLFIIAAASPLAQTLALAGVSQQIHDLMSGLGDSPILFMLFTVVLLVIMGQLLEGLPAVLIFAPLLLPIATEFGVNPVQYAMVLIISMGIGSFAPPAGVGFYVACATARETVENSLKHFWPYLVAVFAGLLVLAAVPWFSTFLPALAGLIPF
- a CDS encoding putative quinol monooxygenase; translation: MTIIVTAVFTPKDGARDQVVAALEPAIAEVHEEPGCLLYAIHDAPNGQIVMIEKWETAELLDAHGVGDAVKRLNASLEGLLAEPVEVTRLTPIPAGTALQGAL